The Mauremys reevesii isolate NIE-2019 linkage group 1, ASM1616193v1, whole genome shotgun sequence genome segment aagggcaggcagggaacggGGCGaccagtgggggaagggcaggcagggaatggggtgatcagtggggggggggtaacacaggggcagggaatggggcgatcagtgggggaagggcaggcagggaacggGGCGAtcagtgggggaagggcaggcagggaatggggcgatcagtggggtgggggtaacacaggggcagggaatggggcgatcagtgggggaagggcaggcagggaacggggcgatcagtggggtgggggtaacacgggcagggaatggggcgatCAGTGGGagaagggcaggcagggaacggGGCGATCAGTGGGGTGGAGGTAACACAGGGGCAGGGAACGGGGCGatcagtggggtgaggagggcaGGGACCAGGGTGACTATCAGGAGCAGCTCCGGCAGCCTCCCCTGTCCGGCGGGAAGTGGGGCCGGGGTCAGACGGTCGCCGGCAGCGCACGTGTGGGAATCGCACCCCCGGGTGCTGGGCACCCCGCTGCCCCCGCGCACACCCCTGtcatgggggcggggcggggcggggcggctccTGCCGGCTCCCAGGGCGGTATAAAGCGGCAGCGGCCCGCGGGCTCCTCCTTCTGCGATCGGTGCCGCTGCCGCGTCTCTTCCCCCGGCTCAGGTCAGTCCCTGCCCCGGGCGGGAGCCGCAGCTGGGCGCGCGGCTGGGCTGAGCCCGCCTGGGAGCCGCTTCGCTGCCTGCGCCCTGGAGACCCGAGCCCGGGCGGCGCGCGGGGCTCAGCGCGCGGGGCTGGCGGCTCCTGGGGCTTCCCGGGCTGAGCCGCCGCGCGCTCCTCGCGGCGCTGCCGGTGCGTCACGCGCTGCCCCGGGCCGGCACGAGCGCGCCCAGCTGCTCCGCGGTGCCGCGGCCGCTGCCTGGGCCAGGCGcgtgggctgggggggaggcttCCCAAGGCGCCCAGGGGAGTTAggacccccgcccctgcccccaggtcccaagggctgggctgggccccgCTGGGTCCAGGGGAGACAGCGACCCACCCGCGTGTGCCCGAGGCTGGCGGACCGCGGCTGGGCGTGACTTGCCCTGCACGGGAAACGCCTGGCCACAGGTGTTGCTCCGCGATCCCTGATCCACCCGGGGCACCAGACTCGTGAGCGGGGCTTCCCTGCTTCTTGTCTTGGCGTTTCATGCTGGCTGAACAGCCGCTTTTGCATTCCCCGCGGTGGGATTTCCTGCGGGCGGCTGCAGTGCCCGGCCGGTCTCAGCCGGTTCTGACCCGGGGACTGATTCGGAGTGAGCTGTAAATGCAGGCGAGGTCTCCGGGCAGAGCAATACGCAGCGGCTCCGGAGTGATGCTGGATTACGTTTCCTTCGCATGTTGGCCGCTGTTCAGATGCCACTTTTGCGTCCTTGTCCTATCTTGAATACTTGAAATATTTAAACCTGTAACCCTGTGAAATGTACTTTGCTGCAATGTGTgcgctcctctccctccacagGATAAGGATTATGATTATCAAGTGTCTTGTTTCTAAACGAGTTTCTATGGAAAATCAGGGGGATCAGATTGTCGTTGCGCTAAGCAAATTTGACGAGCGGGACGCCTTTAGAGAATCCTGATCAAACAGCAGCCGTCCTGAATTACTTGACTAAGGTAACTcatcagtatcctgtcttccctaATGCTGCTTGGCTGCATCTGACAGATTTGGTAGCGCTCTCGCCTCTGGGACTGAAGTCTGCGCGCTAATTTCATAAAACAAATTGGGCAAAACCTAATTCTAAGTGCTAGGTGCTGCTCGGTTAAAAGTCTAGTCTTTCTGCTGGGATTGTTAAACAGATTTCTACTCACGGATCACCTGCTGAAACTAACTCTACCACGAGCAGCCTAACCAGGTTTGAGGTTGGTCTGATTGCAGTTGCCGATCGCAACATGAGGGCTGCATTACTGGTCTCTAATTCCTTACACTGCAAGGAGGggagggtagctcagtggtttgagcattggcctgctaaacccagcgttgtaagctcaatccttgagggggctatttagggatcaggggcaaaataATCTGtgagggacagtacttggtcctgctgtgaaggcaggggactggactctgacctttcaaggtcccttccagttctatatttCTGTGATTCAAAGTCTCTTTAATATGTGGAGTCCATAAATCTAATCTCCAGCAACTAGAGGGTTGTAAATGTGTCTATACTGCTGTGAGATGGTCTTTCTGCAAGATCTCAGACCACGTGTTCTATTCTAGCTTGATCAACAGCCCTGTTTTCTAGAGCGACTTCAGGAGGCAATAAAGTGGTGCCCTTCTCTATTTATTTATGGTGGTAATTATCCCATTTAGAGAGAGATCAGCAAGAAAACCTCTGCTGCATGGAGGGTGACTGGGTGACAGTTCTCAGTTCCTGTTGCCTCCTCTCCAGCCATGATGTGGTTACAATGGGGAACACCACCCATGTAGGAAAATGTTAGTGAAGGCCACTGCGGAGCCTGTCCACACTGGGACCAGAGGTGTCCTACCCTAGCTACGATTGTGCTCAAGCATGGTGGCTACTAGCCGGCTGCTACTGTAGCTCTCTCCACTGGACTGGCTTGTCTTTCAAAAGGAGGTTCTCAGAGTCTTTTATAAAACTACAGATGTGGGTGtgatagattttaaaaaagcactcACTGTTGGCCTGGCTCTGCACCCACAGGAGCAGAGCGAGGCCAGTGCTGAGGGATTTGGAAAAATGCCACTCGCAGACAACACTAGAATTCCTGCCATGCCAGGAACAGTCACCTGGCAGCTTGATCTTCTGGGACCCAACTGTTACCATGATCATGTCCTAGCTCTGCTGGAGTCCATTTGGACACACTATTAAAATGCAGTTGGCTGCTATCTGCCCGGATAAAGATAAAGGCAGGTTTTATCTGTAATGGGGATTGCTAGATCTGTGACTGGCCTCACAGCTGGGTAGCCACTGGTCCCATCTACATCAACTTCTGTTTAGAGGGGGGAGAGTCTACAGCTTGGTTCTGGGACAGGACATGCATTGGTCATGGAAATGCAGCCAGCAGAAACTGTACTCGGATACACACTAACATCTGTATTGGACTAGTCCTACAGCTAGAAATGCCTATATATGTATGGGACGCTGGAGGGTTTTCTTTCAGggacacaggaattgccatagcTGAGTGGGCCAGTATTGGGTCCACTTACTGGAGCCAGACACTAGCTTATGGATCAGTACCAGGTGCTCTGGAGGAAGACACAAGAAACCCTATAACGGACAATAACCCTGACATGCCTGTGAGGGATTAACAACCTGTAACGTTTTCCATCtaaggctctcaaagcacttcacaggcCACAATGTTCAGATTTGTGTCTAAATACTGCAGCTCTATCTAGGTGCCTCAGTCTGGATCTGTTTTGATGCCTGTTTAGGGGCACTTTAGACTGAACTGTTCTTTACAGCACCCGTGAGAGGTCGTTCCAGTTCAGTACGTTGGTTTCCCCATCCGCAGGGAGGCtaggggtgtgtctacactgcagctgcaaGCCTGCTGCCCAGCACTGGTGCTAGCTCCACTGGCGCcagcgtgctaaaaataggagGAAGGGGTAGCAGGTTGGGCAGGTTTGAACGTGGGTGGTCAGCATCAGATGGGGCCAGGCTATTTTTAATGCACTAGGTCGAGTAGCACTGTGCTGCCCTTGAGCACCGcaccagctgtagtgtagactcaTCCTAAGTGACTATTCTGGCAGAACTGAGAATAGCGCCCAGACTGAGACTTCTAACCCTAACCactttaaccacaagatcatccttccctTGCTGGACAGGAATCTTCTACTGCCTCCTCTTGTAGCAGGCTGCTTTGCGAGCAGACTCCCTGCAGTCAAACCTTGAATGATGTGATCCCTCCATCATGGACTAGAGCTTCTTTCTCCACCAGATCCCTGTGGGGAGCAGGTCTACCGTGGTCAGAGTTAATCCAGTTTTTCTCTCTGAATGTGTTCGGTGCTCCTGGATAGTATGAAGGCTCACACTGGTGTGTGCTTGTTTTGTGGGAGTTCTCCCTACACCGCTCTGAAGTTTCCAGGCTCATTCTGTAGCTGTACTTTTTAAGGTGACTTTGATCTGTGCGAAGTCAAGCTGTGGAGTTTTGATCCCTTATATTGGTTGCTGTCCCGTGAGGGAAGGGCTGTGTGTTTAAAGCTGTCTAACCACCACGGGGCAACCGCATCTTGGACAAAGGCAGCCAGGTTTCTCTGCTGGTCACAGCCTAGCAATAGGTGCACCCAGTCAGATGTGAGCTCCATGCTCGGCTGATGCATGTTGTATCTACCCCCATCAGTCGCTAGGACAACAGTCTGTCAGCTGAACAAAACAAGCCTCTAGAATCTAGCTGGGGGTGGTTAGTGATGTTGTTGTATGGGGAAATGTTAGTCACAACTGGCGAAACAAATCGCCTTCATCTCCAGCTTTCAGTGTGTGGGAGTTACCCCTGGATCCTGAATGCCGCCCTACAAGCACATCTGCCTCCTCCGCCCTGGTTTTGCACTGAGGCTGTGCACCTCAGTCTGGCATCCAATGGTCTCCTAAAAACAAACGTGGGAGAACTCTCTTCCTGTTTTAaggaactaaaaataaaaatgtcattatTGTTGAATGAAAGCTTGAGCAGACAGACCCAGAGTGGGGTTTGGGTTAGCGATGAAATCCCCAGCTAATCCTCTTCAATGCCCcaaaactttttgtttgtttttttaaaaaaacacatgatGGTTGCTTAGTGACAACTTCCctatttgcagcatttgcaaaACTCCTGCTCTCAAGAGTGAGGAAATGGATAGCTCAGGGCAGGTCTTGCATGGCCCAGATGATAAACACAAACCTACCAATGCTGAGTACTGGCTTTTTCAGCCCAGTACCCTAAACTCTAAGCAACAGTATTCGGTGTGGGCCGGAGTTGAGGTTGTCGCTCTAAAATCCCTAGAGGTGGTAAATGCACACAGGATAGGTTAAATTTAGCTAGCAGGCTAGTAATCTAGTTAAGCAGCAATGCCTTAACTCCTCTCTATGCCAGATATATACATGTGTTTTTATTCCAAGTTTATCATGGAAGCCAAATCAagaaggcagtgtggtctagtggttagagcagggaatgTGCAGCCAGGTTTCCTGTCTCTGCCAGTCTCAGCTCTGCTGTTGATTCTGACGCCATTTGCCCATCTGAAAAATGTGTTACGAATGGCAAAAGCCTTCTGCCTGCATCTCCTGCCATGGGATAGAAGCATCTCCTCTTGGAATACGTGGGAGTCACTTGTATCCATGGTGGGAGAACCAGATGCCAAGGGTGGCATGTTGCTTAATGTGTGTGGTGATCCTTGGTGGAAGCAGTGTAGAAAGCGTGACCCAGATTTTAGAGCGCTATTTTCCACTCCTGTTTCTGTCCCATCTAGACTGGGGCAGAGTCCGTTTGTCTTGCCCTTCGCTACATCAGAACGCAACTCGCCTCCTTTCTGCTCCTCGTGCGTTACTTGGCTTCTCCAGAGCCGCTCAGAAGCTTGTAGAATGGTTGGATTCAAGCCCACCGATGTCCCCCCGACAGCCACGGTGAAGTTCCTAGGGGCTGGGACGGCCGCATGCTTCGCAGATCTGATCACCTTCCCCCTGGACACGGCGAAAGTCAGACTGCAGGTGAGAACTTCTGCAGGCATGTGCACAGGGGTCTGGGGCCCGTGCTGAGCTCTGCCTCCTCGTGGCTGATGTGGCTTCAGCTGCTGTCACTGCATGTTGCTGAGCAATGGCAGACATGCCTTTGTATTTAATCTCTAACGACATGTGTTCTcagccagcccctggccactccaGTAAGTGTGCTAGAGTATGGGCCCAACCAATGGTGCTGCCACCGCTTTCCTTGGGCAGTAGTGCCACAGTCGAATACAGGCTTCTGCTGACTGTCTGAATTTTCCTTTTTCCCATTGGTCCTAGTTACACACCTTTGTACCGCCCCCTCCTTGGTGTGTACCCCTCTCACAATGGGTAGGCTCGTCCCATCCACTCCCTAGCTATTGCGTAGCTAAGCTGGGCGCGTTTAGCCCTCCAGCTCTTCCCTCCGGCCCTGGGGCTGATCCTGCAAGGGGCTGAGCGCTTCTTGTCAAGCGCCGAGCACACCCACGAGCCCCGCCGCCACCGGGGAGTGGGGGGAGCGCTGCGCCTCTCCAGACGAGGCCCTTGCAttggaggaggggggaaatggaagCGGCTGTGATGCATCTAAAGCCTGAGTCCGCTTTCCTGGATGCCGAGGGATGGGCTGCCTGGACCTCTATGGACGTGAATTGGGTTGGGCTCTTTGTGCAAACCTGGCTTGGGTCGGTGGGGTTCTGAGACTGGCTTTTGCCCTCGGCCCAGATTTGGGGAGATGGGGCTTCGTTCATAGTTTAAGGCCAGCAGTGGGGGGTGTCACTTGCTATGGGGCCAGGTGGGCAGTTGCTCCCCCAGACTCTTCAGAGCTCATTTAAATTTAACCCTCTGCCCCTTTGCATGGGGCACTGGCCCACAGCCCAGACCCAGGCTGCCAGACATGGCCCATTCTGGCTGTAAGCTTGTGCTACTGTCTGATGCGCATTAGGCAGCCGGAGCCCCCCAACTCACAGCTCTTTGTTTGTTTTGCGATTTATGTTTTAACAATAAAGGACCTGAAGGTGCAGAAAAGCCCCTGGTCTCCAGGATGGGAATCCAGACGCACTTCAACGCAGGCCTctcctgggctggggtagggagctGGGCCAGGGCCTCTCCATCCCATTCATCCCATTCTCTCCTATACAGATCCAAGGAGAGACCAAGTCAGCAGCTAACACCACAGCTGCTCGGTACAAAGGTGTCTTTGGCACCATTGCCACCATGGTGAAGACGGAAGGTCCCACGAGCCTGTACAACGGCCTGGTGGCTGGGCTCCAGCGTCAGATGAGCTTTGCGTCGGTCCGCATCGGGCTGTACGACTCCGTGAAGCAGTTCTACACCAGGGGATCGGAGCGTGAGTGCCCGTTCGCCTCCTATAGCTTGGTGTGGGCCTTGGTCTCCCTCTGGTGGCTGGAGTGGGTAAAGGTTCGCAGCTGCTATGGCTATTGCGCCAGGTCCTCTTGCTCAAGCAGTAAAGGCTCATGCTCTTCCATCCAGAGGTCGTGGGTTCAGTCCCAGTGATGTGCCCTGGAGGGTCTCCCGTGCATCCGTTGCAGTGGGTTTAGCTGTGCTGCAGTCAGTTTCTGTTGGGGTCAGGTGGCAGTTGGGACCTGCCGGGAGGTCCCGAGAGAAGCCTGTGTATTTACAGGCGCTGTTCTAGACAGCCCATAATGGAGCCGTGTAGAGGCTCGGCTGGGCACACGGCCGCTCATGGTAGCGGCAGCGGTCGCTACATGAGTGTTTGGTGTGGGCCTAACATCCTGAGGGGAAGGGTGGCTTTGTGGGTAAGGCCCAGGGAAGTAGGAGGTTTGGGAGCTGTTCTCTGTGGCATTGGGGTGAGTCACTTAGCCCCGCCTCTGGCTGTTTCTCGGTTAATGGGGATAACATTACTCCATGGGCGAGGGGCTCCACTCCTGGGGgtagagcaggctggagaggcagcacagcccagtggttagagggCTAGTTTGAGCCATGAGAGACCAGTGTTCAGttcctccttctgccccaggctCCCGGTGTGACATCCACCCACTGGGTAACAGCCCTGCCCCATctcacagaggtgctgggagGTGAGACACTAGATTGCAAGGGGCTCAGATACAGAGCACTGACTGGGGGCTATTTGAGGACCCAGGACAGAAGCTAAAACCCTGTAGAGTCAGTGGGTCCCCTGGGTTAACTTGACCTTTCTTTCTGGCCTCTCACTCTCTTCCCTGCTCTCTTCGCTAGGTGCCGGCATTGGTAGCCGACTCCTGGCTGGATGTACCACAGGAGCGATGGCTGTGGCCGTTGCCCAGCCAACGGACGTGGTGAAAGTGAGGTTCCAGGCCCAGGCCCGAGTGGAGGGTGGCAGGCGATACCAGGGGACTATGGATGCCTATAAGACCATTGCCAGGGAAGAGGGACTCAAAGGGCTGTGGAAAGGTTCGTGTGGTTCCAGAACCCTGCATGGGAGGGGCTGGCCCCAATACCCGGTTTGGCTACACTACCCAAAAACACTGCGGCAGCAAATCTCGGAGCCTGGGTCAACCGAGTGGGGCttgtgctatggggctaaaaatagcagtgtagacattcccattGGGTTTCAGAGCTCGAGCGGgagcacttagggtgaccagatgtcctgattttttgggccttatataggctcctatttaccccccagacacacacaccccatcccgatctttcacacgtgctgtctggtcaccctaggagcaTTTATACGGCTGTTTTTAGCCCCGTTGCCTGAGTCAGGTGGCCTGGGCTCTGAGTCTTGCTGCCGTGAGCTTACgcaatgtagacgtacccagagcgTCAGTTTCGCTGACAACTTTTGTTTCCTTGTTCTACAGGAACATCCCCCAACGTGGCCCGTAACGCGATTGTGAATTGCACGGAATTGGTGACCTATGACCTGATCAAGGACATGCTGCTCAAATACAACCTCATGACTGGTGGGTGTCAGGCCTGCTTAGCAGGGTCCCTTAACTCCAGCTCGCCAGTGCAGGATGCTGATCTTGTGTCTGATTGCTGAGTGCTTTCAGTTCAGACTTCACCAGGCGGTGAGGGGGCTAAAGGCCATCCAGGACTAGATACATACAGACCCAATTCTGACTGAGAACGTGACTCCTAAACAGTGAGATTGCGACAGTCCTGAGTGAGAGATGGGAAGTCATGCCAGAGTAACGTCTGCTAGCGCGTTCCTGCCTGCACTGAGCAATGGCTGGAAGATCAGTCGGCTTTACTCAGGCACTGTAAATATTGCACAGATGGAATGACCCACCCATCTCCTATTGCATTGGCCGGAAGAGCTGCCGGGCTTATTCTCCCCTGCACAGCCAGAATAGAGGCACTGCTGCTGGCTCTGAGGGTGGAGTGAGAAGAAATATTCCCAGGCCACAAGGGGCTGGTGGGGGCCAGTCCTTGGCTGTTGTGTAGGGGACAATGGCAGGTGGGTCTAGGTAGCAGCAGATCCATTGATCTAGCCTGGCCTGTGTGACAGCCTGCTGGGAGATCCCATAGAGCTGACATGCAGGGCTGCCTGCCTCCTGGACAGGATCCCAGAAAGTCCTGCGAGCCTGTGCCAGGAGGAAGGGGGTCAGGGTTCTCCCCCTGCAAAGCAGAAACCCCAGGGTGTGCTGCCCAGCCTCATGGTGCGTGTTATCCCCTAGTGAGCTCTTGCAAGTGGGGCTAGATTAGCCCCCGAGCAGCTGTGGGCCAGTTACTGACATGCATGCTCAGGCACCCGTCacctctcctgtctggcagataACCTCCCGTGTCACTTCACTTCTGCCTTCGGGGCCGGTTTCTGCACCACGCTCATTGCTTCCCCCGTCGATGTAGTGAAGACCAGATACATGAACTCTGCCCCCGGCCACTATGGAAGTGCCGTCAGCTGTGCTCTcaccatgctgaggcaggagggGCCCATGGCTTTCTACAAGGGGTGAGTAGCGAATCCGAGCAATAGGAGCTCTATGCCAGCAACCTCACGTAGGACTGTTGGGCATACCAGCATCCCTgcacctgccactgaaatgcaaccacctctgagGTGGAGCCCCAGCAGCTGATCTGTGCATGGCAAAGCTCTGCACTGAGACAGCAAGTGAAAATACCCCAGCCTAGGGAagctgcaagtgtgtgtgtggtggggggggggggggtttaaaacTTTGGGCTACAGAATGGTTCAGCTTGGAGGATGTGAAGCCCATGGCTTCAAGTGTGGGGCTCCCTGGCCCAGGCTAGCACATCAGGGCTGAACTGATACCCACAGGAGcactgggagggggaagggaagaggatggATCCACTTCCAGTGGTGACCAGCCCTTCAGGGGTGGATCTGGACACCGGTGGCTGAGTTGATGAGGCAGTTGTATGTTTTCAAAGGAACCGTGTGCAGGAAGGGCCCTTTCCTGATTGCAGATCTGTTCCTGTGTGGTCCAGGGACAGCTCTGCTGATTCCCTAATAAAGGAGTAAACCACAGCAAGCAgagccagcccagctgctggagtgcTAGCTGCCCTATTCGCACACTTCAACAGAGCCTAAGTTGGGTCACGAACACCTGGAGGCCAAGGGCTGCCACTGGTGTGACAGAGGGAATAACTGAGCCCTCCTTGCTGGTGAGGTATAAAGAGGGAATTGACTTTGATTCCAGGCTAGCTGTCAGCATTGCAAACTCCGACCATCTTGCTTATAAACTGAACCTGTTTGACCTGCAAATTAAGATCCATGGAGCCCCGTCCCCCCGTTCTAGTCTGTCTGCAGCTGAACTGCACATGTAGATGAGACTGATCTGGCTAAATCCAGGTGTCCAGTTCCCTGCAGAAGAAGCACTTTAATGCACATCAGCATCACTCTCGCTAGCTTATCTCCTCCTGGGGGTGTCCCATGTGGGGGAGAGTGAACCAAAGGCAGAGATCTGAGCCGTCTCAGCCCACAGAACTAGCTGTGATTCTTCTCCCCTCTTGCTGGCTCTAGGTTCATGCCCTCGTTCCTGCGGCTGGGATCCTGGAACGTGGTGATGTTTGTGACCTACGAGCAGCTGAAACGCGCCATGATGGCTGCCCGTGGTTCCTGGGAGGCCCCTTTCTGAGCCTGCCATGGGTGCAGTTTGCAGAGGTGGCACGAGCCCTCACTAGCACGGACCGTCTCCGGACTCTTCCAGGCTGCCCCCAGTTGCTAACATGTCGGCCTCTAGTCTCTGATCTCTTTATTTCTGCTCATCTTCTGGCACGAAGCTGGGCCTGCAGGGGAAGGGCTGCAGCTGTACTGCCCTGGGAGTGCTGACCCTTTAAATTGGGGTTTTATGTTTTTTAAGGGCAAGTTTGCTTCTTCCAGATGTaccattcccctgccccccccctcccccgtgccaAGATCTGATGGATCTAGGCTGATGAGACCCTTGGAGCTGTAGTGCAAGAGACAGGAATTGAAGTTAGCAGCTGGGACGTGGCGGCAGCCAGCAGTCTGGTACCTGGCAGTAAATCCCTCAGCCAGGGAGTGAGATCCTTCCCTGATGGATCATTCCAAGGGCTAATCACTAGCGCCAACGTGTTCAGACTTGCGGGCCTGGCCTGAACGTTAGGCTGCCTTCTTCTGCAGTTCGGTGACTAACCAAGTGCTTGACTTTCCCAGCTGCAGGGCTCTGAACTCCCATcccctcaggggaaggggcagattcTTGGTGCCTTTTGAAGGCCAAGCCACTGATTTTCATGCCTTAATATAGGTTAGGGGACCTGACTTCTAGGCACCACCATCTTAAAATTCTGGCCTAGAGCTTTATGTAGCAGCTGCTCCCAGGTCTAGCAAGGAGGAAGGATTCTTGTGCAATGATGCTGGGAAATCGGGTGGGTCAAGGGGTTTTTAAGTCCTAataactatttatttttttaaaattttaaatggaGAGAATGTTGTTGGGGGGGCCCCCAAGTTTCCTGTTGTTAACACTGTCTTGAGGGGACAGTAGGTGCGTGTTTGTGTCTTACAATAAAGCTGGAGTCAAACTCATCACCTGCTCCTTGTGTGAACGTGCTTTGGAGGGGAAgattgagctgctgctgttggctcAGGGGTGCACTGACTGAATGGGCCTTCCCCCTGCAGACACTGTTTTGTGGCTACCATGAGCTCTGGCTGTGGGTGCCTGAACAGCACTTCCTGAAATGGGGCCCCTTGAAGGGGGGGGGTGTCCATCTGGGCACCTAACATCACCCTCTGGGTCTATGGAGCCCTCTTTGCTACCAACCAGCCTGCCTCTCTGCGCACAAAGGGAGGGTTACGATTTGCAAGGAGAGGCTGTTGGTCTCTTCTTCTTGCTGAcacctcccattcagcccctaaGGCTGATCTAGCAGTGACAGGAGCTGAGGTCAGGAACTAGATCAGAGCTGAGACCCAGCTAGCTCCAACCATGGCTAACAGCAGCTGGTTCAGAGGAAGGTTTAAAAACCACCCAGTAGCAGATGTACAATTCTACCCAACATCCTGCTCCCTACCAGTTAGAAAGTGGCTTAAACCTGAAGCAGAAGGTTACATTTGGGAAGGGAGATCATGTTGCTATCAGTGATTATAGCATCTCCTATATCAAGTGATCCTACCATGGTCTTGgtgacttcctgtggcagtgagttccacagtctaactGGAGGGGGGGGAGACATTGCCCCCCTTTTGACTGTCTCCTAGTGTGAGGCAGGCAGTACCTCTGCCTATTCCCTTGGTAGCCCTCACTTTAGTGCTGCCTCTTgccctggcagagcccagggGGATGAAAGTAGAGGGGGAGTTGTGTAGGGAGTGGGAGAGCAGCTTCCAGTGCCGCTAagcagaattcccattgactcaaAGGCCCATGAATGTGCACACACAAACCCAAGTTTTGGCCTGAGACCCAGCAAAAC includes the following:
- the LOC120396127 gene encoding mitochondrial uncoupling protein 2, which produces MVGFKPTDVPPTATVKFLGAGTAACFADLITFPLDTAKVRLQIQGETKSAANTTAARYKGVFGTIATMVKTEGPTSLYNGLVAGLQRQMSFASVRIGLYDSVKQFYTRGSERAGIGSRLLAGCTTGAMAVAVAQPTDVVKVRFQAQARVEGGRRYQGTMDAYKTIAREEGLKGLWKGTSPNVARNAIVNCTELVTYDLIKDMLLKYNLMTDNLPCHFTSAFGAGFCTTLIASPVDVVKTRYMNSAPGHYGSAVSCALTMLRQEGPMAFYKGFMPSFLRLGSWNVVMFVTYEQLKRAMMAARGSWEAPF